One stretch of Urocitellus parryii isolate mUroPar1 chromosome 12, mUroPar1.hap1, whole genome shotgun sequence DNA includes these proteins:
- the Ankrd53 gene encoding ankyrin repeat domain-containing protein 53, translated as MTWLEPRDLEAEECRRPSLWTTPTGSLQQPSKSFLRFMNSDSKRSSPVPLTPTPRDPSILELGDYRASKCYFELFAAAVGDVEWLRFCLNRNRGEISADNKGFTAIHCAAEEGKLQCLHILVEEYQFPVNLTTRNGQTPLHLVINKDNKTVALPCIYYLLQKGAAINSQTKSGSTPLHLASREGMLSCVKFLVQNGANVHAKDAAGCKPIDYCKIWNRRACARFLKDAMWKRDKKDFAREMGKLKHLKDQLIVMEHNYLAEYQKERQLLREADFRKWLHSKLPYQCHSLVHKTREEEDDVPPLRTALSKTQKSQISMSFHPSLEEYLQIISQRVVPAKPSYQKPNIRRPSTWNISTNPSRPPTTEIGSPQGIRLGVHPDPCLEHDFQDFLEVTPDPTGGAWLRTVDGHWVAPVPKLPYEVIVRVLYPSAQPYRMKVPQGLYPINILDVAKKQHFSEDTFQVNALVMNLREIFDEAFLAAMGAHQGSPDLPSPQGPP; from the exons ATGAC GTGGTTGGAGCCCCGGGACCTGGAAGCGGAAGAATGCAGAAGACCGAGCCTATGGACAACTCCAACGGGTTCTCTACAGCAGCCATCAAAATCCTTCCTGAGGTTCATGAACAGTGACTCCAAGCGGTCCAG CCCAGTCCCACTCACCCCGACCCCACGCGACCCTAGCATCTTGGAGTTGGGGGACTACAGGGCCAGTAAGTGCTACTTTGAGCTGTTTGCGGCCGCTGTGGGCGATGTGGAATGGCTGCGGTTCTGTCTGAACCGGAATCGCGGGGAAATCTCAGCCGACAACAAG GGCTTCACTGCCATCCACTGCGCAGCCGAGGAGGGCAAACTTCAGTGCCTACACATCTTGGTAGAGGAGTACCAATTTCCAGTAAACTTGACCACCCGAAATGGTCAGACCCCTCTGCATCTGGTCATTAACAAGGACAACAAGACTGTGGCACTCCCCTGCATTTACTACCTGCTCCAGAAAGGAGCAGCCATTAATAG CCAGACAAAAAGTGGCTCCACACCCCTGCACCTGGCATCCCGTGAAGGAATGCTGAGCTGTGTGAAGTTCCTGGTGCAGAATGGTGCCAATGTCCATGCCAAAGATGCCGCCGGTTGCAAGCCCATTGACTACTGCAAAATATGGAACCGTCGTGCCTGTGCCCG GTTCTTAAAGGATGCCATGTGGAAACGGGACAAGAAGGATTTTGCCCGtgagatggggaaactgaagcaCCTCAAGGATCAGCTGATCGTCATGGAACACAACTACCTGGCTGAGTATCAA AAAGAACGCCAACTTCTGAGAGAAGCTGATTTCAGGAAGTGGCTCCATTCCAAGCTGCCGTACCAATGCCATAGCCTGGTCCACAAAACCAGGGAAGAGGAGGATGATGTCCCACCTTTGCGTACTGCCCTCTCCAAGACTCAAAAATCCCAGATTTCTATGAGCTTCCATCCTTCCTTGGAGGAATATCTGCAAATTATATCACAGCGGGTGGTACCTGCCAAGCCCAGCTACCAGAAGCCTAATATCAGAAGGCCCAGCACATGGAATATTAGCACTAACCCTTCCAGACCACCTACCACCGAGATTGGAAGCCCGCAGGGAATCCGCCTGGGCGTGCACCCAGACCCGTGTTTGGAGCACGACTTCCAGGACTTTCTGGAAGTGACTCCAGACCCTACTGGTGGAGCATGGCTGCGAACAGTGGACGGCCACTGGGTGGCGCCCGTGCCCAAGTTGCCTTATGAGGTGATAGTCCGAGTTCTGTACCCAAGCGCACAGCCATACAGGATGAAGGTGCCCCAGGGCCTTTATCCCATCAACATACTAGATGTGGCCAAGAAGCAGCACTTCAGTGAAGACACCTTCCAGGTCAATGCTCTGGTCATGAACCTGCGTGAGATATTTGATGAAGCCTTCCTGGCAGCCATGGGAGCTCATCAGGGGTCCCCTGACCTGCCTTCCCCCCAAGGCCCTCCATAA